A genomic segment from Clostridium pasteurianum BC1 encodes:
- a CDS encoding acyl-CoA dehydratase activase-related protein codes for MKIGIPKGLLYCKYYPFVNNFFSELGAEIITSEDTNREILDLGVKFSVDDACLPVKIFHGHVASIKDKCDFIFIPRFMEVDKGQSICPKFCGLPEMVKNSIPELPQIITEPIYGLNDKKLWEFSRKIGKRLKKDRKSIEKAFIDSLAIQKKFNVGKYDKNYKLKIALVGHPYNIYDNFTNMDIIKKLNKMNIGVVTEEYVEKESIDEEVNKLFKRPFWTFARNSYGFAAHVGEHKKVDGIIYISSFACGIDSVVIELIKDKLNNFPILVLKVDEQTGEAGVETRIEAFTDMLERRCS; via the coding sequence ATGAAAATAGGTATTCCTAAGGGCCTTTTATATTGCAAGTACTATCCTTTTGTAAATAATTTTTTTAGTGAACTTGGCGCAGAAATTATAACTTCAGAAGATACAAATAGAGAGATACTTGATTTAGGCGTGAAATTTTCTGTAGATGATGCATGTTTACCGGTTAAAATCTTTCATGGACACGTAGCTTCCATAAAAGATAAATGTGATTTTATATTTATACCACGTTTTATGGAGGTAGATAAAGGGCAGTCTATATGTCCCAAATTTTGTGGACTTCCTGAGATGGTTAAAAATAGTATACCTGAACTTCCACAGATTATCACTGAACCCATTTATGGACTCAATGATAAAAAATTGTGGGAATTTTCAAGAAAAATTGGTAAGAGATTAAAAAAGGATAGAAAGAGTATAGAAAAAGCTTTCATTGATTCATTGGCTATTCAAAAAAAATTTAACGTTGGTAAGTACGATAAAAATTACAAGCTTAAAATTGCTTTAGTAGGTCATCCTTATAATATATATGATAATTTTACAAATATGGATATAATAAAAAAATTAAATAAAATGAATATTGGGGTTGTGACGGAAGAATATGTCGAAAAAGAGTCTATAGATGAAGAAGTAAATAAATTATTTAAAAGGCCCTTTTGGACCTTTGCAAGAAATTCCTATGGATTTGCTGCTCATGTTGGAGAACATAAAAAAGTTGATGGAATAATATACATATCTTCTTTTGCCTGTGGCATTGATTCTGTAGTAATAGAACTTATAAAGGATAAATTGAACAATTTTCCAATACTTGTACTTAAAGTGGATGAACAGACAGGAGAGGCTGGAGTGGAAACAAGGATAGAAGCCTTTACTGATATGTTGGAAAGAAGGTGCAGTTAA
- a CDS encoding DsrE/DsrF/DrsH-like family protein, with protein MNKKLNLLMFSGEYDKALSGLILANSAKNVGAEVSIFFAFWGLCLVRDPEKMNLEDKTAYEKMFDIVTPKGPDSLPLSKMNMSGIGKKMLVKMMEESDTPTLDAFLKGAIKKGVNFYGCKLSVEVMGFKKEELLPEVKIITADEYLKDAFDSDIQLFI; from the coding sequence ATGAATAAGAAATTAAATTTATTGATGTTTAGCGGGGAGTATGACAAAGCCCTGTCAGGATTAATACTAGCAAATAGTGCCAAAAATGTAGGCGCTGAAGTGTCTATTTTTTTTGCGTTTTGGGGATTGTGTCTTGTAAGGGATCCAGAAAAGATGAATTTAGAAGATAAAACAGCTTATGAGAAAATGTTTGATATAGTTACACCTAAGGGGCCGGATAGTCTTCCACTTTCAAAGATGAATATGAGTGGTATTGGCAAAAAAATGCTTGTGAAGATGATGGAGGAATCAGATACACCTACTTTAGATGCATTTTTAAAAGGAGCAATTAAAAAGGGAGTAAATTTCTATGGCTGTAAATTATCTGTGGAAGTTATGGGATTTAAGAAAGAAGAACTTCTGCCTGAAGTTAAAATTATTACAGCTGACGAATATTTAAAGGATGCTTTTGATTCAGATATTCAATTATTTATTTAA
- a CDS encoding aminotransferase class V-fold PLP-dependent enzyme: MYHNLNKSIYRNLIIGVDTKIPISNGDIVTAINFDNAATTPPFISVLKEIVNYSPWYSSIHRGIGYKSLVSSKIYEGSRKTVLDFVGGDIEKDTVIYVKNTTEAINKLSNTLCKDSKQNFLLSSDMEHHSNDLPWRNKYNIDYVSVDQCGKLRLKDLEYKLRKNNGKVKLVTVAGASNVTGYVNPIYSIAALAHRYDAKILVDGAQLVPHAPIDVKAHHSEEHIDYLVFSAHKMYAPFGTGVLIGPIDTFKDSAPDYVGGGTVEIVNRNYIKWKSPPDKEEAGSPNIMGVVALLSAIKTLGSLGMNNIRNYEESLTKYTINRLKALPGVKLYCVSDKFAARVGIISFNIRGVPHDITAKILSYEWGIAVRNGCFCAQPYVKKLLNISEEAEEHYIKDNSIKRPGMVRISFGMYNDYSEIDLMVDAISEIIKNKEYYLDKYGKEV, from the coding sequence ATGTACCATAATCTTAATAAATCTATATACAGAAATTTAATTATAGGTGTAGATACTAAAATTCCAATAAGTAATGGAGATATTGTAACAGCTATAAATTTTGATAATGCAGCTACCACACCTCCCTTTATTTCAGTACTTAAAGAAATTGTTAACTACTCTCCATGGTATTCATCAATTCATAGAGGAATTGGATATAAATCTTTAGTTTCATCTAAGATCTATGAGGGCTCAAGGAAAACTGTATTGGATTTCGTAGGAGGAGATATTGAAAAGGATACAGTTATATATGTAAAAAATACTACGGAAGCCATTAATAAATTATCCAATACCTTGTGCAAGGATAGTAAGCAGAATTTTCTACTTTCGAGTGATATGGAACATCATTCTAATGATTTACCCTGGAGAAATAAATATAATATAGATTATGTGTCAGTAGATCAATGTGGAAAACTGAGATTAAAGGACTTAGAATATAAATTGAGAAAAAATAATGGAAAAGTTAAACTTGTAACTGTAGCTGGTGCATCTAATGTTACGGGATATGTGAATCCTATATATTCTATTGCAGCACTTGCTCATAGATATGATGCAAAAATTCTAGTAGATGGAGCACAACTTGTACCACACGCACCTATAGATGTAAAAGCCCACCATTCAGAAGAGCATATAGACTATTTAGTTTTTTCTGCTCATAAGATGTATGCACCCTTTGGAACTGGAGTATTAATTGGTCCAATAGATACATTTAAAGATTCAGCACCGGATTATGTTGGTGGAGGTACGGTGGAAATAGTTAATCGCAATTATATAAAATGGAAATCACCACCTGATAAAGAAGAGGCAGGTTCTCCTAATATTATGGGGGTAGTAGCTCTGCTTTCAGCCATTAAAACCTTGGGAAGTTTAGGCATGAATAACATTAGGAATTATGAAGAGTCATTAACTAAATATACAATAAATAGACTTAAAGCTTTGCCAGGGGTTAAGCTGTACTGTGTATCTGATAAATTTGCTGCTAGAGTTGGGATAATATCCTTTAACATTAGAGGAGTTCCCCATGATATAACAGCTAAAATACTCTCTTACGAATGGGGGATAGCTGTAAGAAATGGATGCTTTTGTGCCCAGCCTTATGTAAAAAAATTATTGAATATAAGTGAAGAGGCAGAAGAGCATTATATAAAAGATAATTCAATAAAGCGTCCAGGTATGGTTAGAATAAGCTTTGGAATGTATAATGACTACAGTGAAATAGATTTAATGGTAGATGCTATATCAGAAATTATAAAAAATAAAGAATATTATTTAGATAAATATGGAAAAGAAGTATAA
- a CDS encoding cell wall hydrolase, with the protein MAYSDRELIARLIKCEAGGEGDNGMKGVATVIMNRVRVPYGEYQRIGQGDPRKVIYQQGQFDCVRSVLGGVANPQTIWANPPDQIHYDIADWALAGNRLFTIGNSLWYFNPFNPNCPTNFPYNGTGIFQVRVVQHCFYNPTELYAQT; encoded by the coding sequence ATGGCGTACTCAGATAGAGAGCTTATTGCAAGACTAATTAAATGTGAGGCTGGTGGTGAAGGGGACAATGGAATGAAAGGAGTAGCTACCGTCATTATGAATAGAGTTAGAGTACCTTATGGGGAATATCAGAGAATAGGTCAAGGAGATCCTAGAAAGGTAATATATCAACAGGGACAGTTTGATTGTGTAAGATCTGTACTGGGTGGAGTGGCTAATCCACAGACTATTTGGGCTAACCCTCCAGATCAAATTCATTATGACATAGCAGATTGGGCACTTGCTGGAAATCGATTATTTACTATAGGAAATTCATTGTGGTATTTTAATCCCTTTAATCCAAATTGTCCTACTAATTTTCCATATAATGGAACAGGTATTTTTCAGGTGAGAGTGGTACAGCATTGTTTCTATAATCCTACAGAATTATATGCTCAGACATAG
- the htpG gene encoding molecular chaperone HtpG has protein sequence MNEEKGNISIHTQNIFPIIKKWLYSDRDIFVRELISNGCDAISKLNRLAAIGEAKVSDDTKYSVKVKFNKDKKTLKFIDNGIGMTSEEVKKYINQVAFSGAEDFIAKYKDKMDESNQIIGHFGLGFYSAFMVSDTVEIETLSYIDGSEAVKWICSGGTEYEMSGSDKSERGTTITLYLNEESAEFLNEYKLREIIQKHCSFLPIEIYLEDENPKEDESAKDKENKNEDKPLNDIHPLWMKNPKECTEEEYKQFYKDVFHDFKDPLFWIHLNVDYPFNLKGILYFPKLDHELNTIEGQIKLYNNQVFVADNIKEVIPEFLMLLKGVIDCADLPLNVSRSFLQNDRNVTKISKHISKKVADKLTELYKKERETYNNFWNDINMFIKYGCMKEEDFYDKVKDIIIFKNTEGVYVTLKEYLEANKEKHENKVFYVDNEKQQSQYIRMFKENGLEAIILDSKIDSHFINFLEMKESGVKFNRIDSDISDTLKDTDSKDENKEEIEKETKTLEDLFKNILNNDKIKVDVESLKSQDIPAVILLSEESRRMQQMNSMFPGMDTASMFQNEETLVLNRKNNLVKAILSKNNDESKKEDIKLIGEHIYDLAMMSHKQLDGEAMAKFISRSNRILTKLI, from the coding sequence ATGAATGAGGAAAAGGGAAATATTTCAATACATACTCAAAATATTTTTCCTATAATAAAAAAATGGTTATATTCAGATAGGGATATTTTTGTAAGAGAGCTAATAAGCAATGGATGCGATGCTATAAGTAAGCTTAATAGATTAGCAGCTATAGGAGAGGCTAAAGTAAGTGATGATACAAAGTATAGTGTTAAAGTAAAATTTAATAAGGATAAAAAAACACTTAAATTTATTGATAATGGTATAGGAATGACTTCTGAAGAAGTAAAAAAATATATTAATCAGGTAGCTTTTTCAGGGGCAGAAGATTTTATTGCAAAATATAAGGATAAAATGGATGAGTCAAATCAAATAATAGGACATTTTGGCTTAGGATTTTATTCAGCATTTATGGTATCTGATACTGTTGAAATAGAAACACTTTCATACATAGATGGTTCAGAAGCAGTGAAGTGGATTTGTAGTGGTGGTACTGAATATGAAATGTCTGGCTCTGATAAGAGTGAAAGAGGAACTACAATTACGTTATATTTAAACGAAGAAAGTGCCGAATTTTTAAATGAATATAAGCTTCGTGAAATAATTCAAAAGCATTGTTCATTTTTACCTATAGAAATATATTTAGAAGATGAAAATCCTAAGGAAGATGAAAGTGCTAAAGATAAAGAAAATAAAAATGAGGATAAACCTTTAAATGATATTCATCCATTGTGGATGAAAAACCCTAAGGAATGTACAGAAGAAGAATACAAGCAGTTTTATAAGGATGTATTTCATGATTTCAAAGATCCATTATTTTGGATACATCTAAATGTAGATTATCCTTTTAACTTAAAAGGCATACTTTATTTTCCTAAATTAGATCATGAGTTAAATACCATTGAAGGGCAAATTAAGCTTTATAACAACCAGGTTTTCGTAGCAGACAATATTAAAGAAGTAATTCCAGAATTTTTGATGCTTTTAAAAGGAGTTATAGATTGTGCCGATTTACCTTTAAATGTTTCAAGAAGCTTTTTACAAAATGATAGAAATGTAACTAAGATTTCAAAACACATAAGTAAGAAAGTAGCAGATAAGCTTACTGAACTTTATAAAAAGGAAAGAGAAACTTATAATAATTTCTGGAATGATATAAATATGTTCATTAAATATGGTTGTATGAAAGAGGAAGACTTCTATGACAAAGTAAAAGATATAATTATATTTAAGAATACTGAAGGAGTTTATGTGACGCTAAAAGAATACCTGGAAGCTAACAAAGAGAAACATGAAAATAAAGTATTCTATGTAGATAATGAAAAGCAGCAGTCTCAATATATAAGAATGTTCAAGGAAAATGGATTGGAAGCTATTATATTGGATTCAAAAATAGACAGTCATTTTATAAATTTCCTTGAAATGAAGGAAAGCGGAGTTAAATTTAACAGAATAGATTCAGATATATCTGATACTCTTAAGGATACGGATTCTAAAGATGAAAATAAAGAGGAAATAGAAAAGGAAACTAAGACTTTAGAAGATCTATTTAAAAATATTTTAAATAATGACAAAATAAAAGTTGATGTAGAAAGTTTAAAATCACAAGATATACCAGCGGTAATACTACTTTCAGAGGAATCAAGAAGGATGCAGCAAATGAACAGCATGTTCCCTGGAATGGATACTGCAAGTATGTTTCAAAATGAAGAGACCTTAGTACTTAACAGAAAGAATAATTTGGTTAAGGCAATACTTTCAAAAAATAATGATGAAAGTAAAAAAGAAGATATAAAATTAATAGGTGAACATATTTATGACTTAGCTATGATGAGCCACAAACAACTAGATGGTGAAGCTATGGCTAAATTTATATCAAGAAGTAACAGGATATTGACAAAGCTTATATAA
- a CDS encoding DUF3892 domain-containing protein — translation MSDKSKILKVKKNGQGDITDVMLENGSVHSIEEAITMTRNGDIEGVNIGKAKNGREFLRSNPNEDENDNLDSKPTF, via the coding sequence ATGAGTGATAAATCTAAAATTCTAAAGGTTAAAAAAAATGGTCAAGGTGACATAACAGATGTAATGCTTGAAAATGGAAGTGTTCATTCTATAGAAGAAGCCATTACTATGACAAGAAATGGTGATATAGAGGGAGTAAATATTGGAAAAGCTAAAAATGGAAGAGAATTCCTAAGAAGCAATCCCAATGAAGATGAAAATGATAATTTAGATAGCAAACCTACATTTTAA
- a CDS encoding carbohydrate kinase family protein — translation MNNVLCIGELLIDFICSDVNTSLDLGDNFKKKAGGAPANVTAAICKLGGKASFVGKVGDDPFGKFLKDTLDNLNVDTSMLLMDKIEKTTLAFVSLKANGERDFVFNRGADGCLKYNELDLDKIYSNKVLHFGSATALLGGDMRESYVRIMQEAKRKNIFISFDPNFRDNLWEDNVEDFIHISKKCIEFADFIKVSDEELKIITGKEDLYAAVDSLRAGGNKIVAVTLGKDGTLISTDEKTEIIPSIKIKSIDSTGAGDAFVGSLLYKISLLEDSNELYKNFNELKDIVKFANKVGAIVCTKLGAIAALPTLEEVENM, via the coding sequence ATGAATAATGTTTTGTGTATAGGAGAACTATTAATTGACTTTATATGTTCAGATGTAAATACTAGTTTAGACTTAGGAGATAACTTTAAGAAAAAAGCAGGTGGCGCACCAGCAAATGTTACTGCAGCCATTTGTAAATTGGGTGGCAAGGCATCCTTCGTTGGTAAGGTAGGGGATGATCCTTTCGGCAAATTCCTAAAAGACACTTTGGATAACTTAAATGTAGATACATCTATGTTACTCATGGATAAAATTGAGAAAACTACATTGGCCTTTGTTTCGCTTAAGGCAAATGGAGAAAGAGATTTTGTATTCAATAGAGGGGCAGACGGATGTCTTAAATATAATGAATTGGATTTAGATAAAATATATTCAAATAAGGTATTGCATTTTGGATCTGCAACAGCGCTTCTTGGTGGTGATATGAGAGAAAGCTATGTTAGAATTATGCAGGAAGCTAAAAGGAAAAATATTTTTATATCCTTTGATCCTAACTTTAGAGACAACCTTTGGGAAGATAATGTAGAGGATTTTATTCATATATCAAAAAAATGTATTGAATTTGCAGATTTCATAAAGGTTAGTGATGAGGAATTAAAAATAATAACTGGTAAGGAAGACCTGTATGCAGCTGTAGATTCATTGAGAGCTGGTGGAAATAAAATTGTTGCAGTAACTTTAGGCAAAGATGGTACATTAATTAGTACTGATGAGAAAACGGAAATAATACCTAGCATTAAAATAAAATCTATTGATTCTACAGGCGCAGGAGATGCTTTTGTAGGTTCTTTACTTTACAAAATTTCCTTATTGGAAGATTCAAATGAACTTTATAAAAATTTTAATGAACTAAAGGATATTGTAAAATTTGCTAATAAGGTGGGGGCTATAGTTTGCACAAAACTTGGAGCAATTGCAGCACTTCCTACACTTGAAGAAGTGGAAAATATGTAG
- a CDS encoding cell wall hydrolase: MLKSNKLKTLLYTLGITLMLATPAYASTYTVESGDSLFKIGKLFNTSYTQIAKDNNLSGDMIYPNQVLKISADTYTVKKSDSLFLISQKFNISLASLRKANNRWTDTIYPGETFNIPSASKVNTATETASGTKSSVKSNNTSAATDTSSKTAYSQADIDLLARLINSEAEGEPYNAKVAVGAVVLNRIADSRFPNTINSVIYQIDSGHYQFTPVLNGTINKPASQDSIKAAYAALKGEDPTKGAVYYFDDSATNKWLWSKPIALRIDKMIFTY, encoded by the coding sequence ATGTTAAAATCAAACAAATTAAAAACGTTACTTTATACTTTAGGTATAACGCTTATGCTGGCTACGCCTGCGTATGCCAGCACCTACACAGTGGAATCTGGTGACTCTCTATTCAAAATTGGTAAATTATTTAACACATCCTACACTCAGATAGCAAAAGACAATAATTTGTCTGGGGATATGATATATCCTAATCAAGTATTAAAAATTTCAGCTGATACTTATACAGTTAAAAAGAGTGACAGTTTATTTTTAATATCTCAAAAATTTAATATATCACTTGCTTCTCTAAGAAAAGCAAACAATCGATGGACAGACACAATATATCCCGGTGAAACGTTTAATATACCTTCTGCTTCTAAAGTTAATACTGCCACAGAAACAGCATCAGGAACTAAGTCATCAGTTAAATCTAATAATACCTCTGCTGCTACAGATACCTCCTCTAAGACAGCTTATTCTCAAGCCGACATAGATCTTTTAGCTAGACTTATAAACTCAGAAGCTGAAGGAGAACCTTATAATGCAAAGGTAGCCGTAGGAGCAGTTGTTCTTAACAGAATAGCTGATTCACGTTTTCCAAATACAATAAACAGTGTAATCTATCAAATAGATTCAGGTCATTATCAATTTACACCAGTATTAAATGGTACAATAAACAAACCAGCCTCCCAAGATTCAATTAAAGCCGCCTATGCTGCTTTAAAAGGAGAAGACCCAACAAAGGGAGCTGTTTATTATTTTGATGATAGTGCTACAAACAAATGGCTTTGGTCAAAACCAATCGCATTAAGAATAGATAAAATGATATTCACTTATTAA
- a CDS encoding L,D-transpeptidase family protein: MRNYKRIYKILIFIFTFSLFINCTYLRAFAINENSDKEYNKPYVIVIDLNECKLFLIKNNSKEIIKTYIITPGKPSTPSPVGIWTIVNKEMWSGGFGTRWMALNVPWGKYGIHGTNKPSIIGQHASHGCIRMHNRDVEDLYEKVSCGTSVMIYGGPYGLMYNHFRTLVPGDTGSDVLEVQQKLKDIGYYPYSIDGKYGEAMKSSIIKFRKDNNLKISHKIDYELYRLLGISPFE; this comes from the coding sequence ATGAGAAATTACAAGCGTATTTACAAAATACTAATATTTATATTTACTTTTTCCTTATTCATAAATTGTACCTATTTAAGAGCTTTTGCCATAAATGAAAACTCTGATAAAGAATATAATAAACCTTATGTTATTGTTATAGATTTAAATGAGTGCAAATTATTTTTAATTAAAAATAATTCAAAAGAAATAATTAAAACCTATATTATAACACCGGGTAAGCCTTCCACACCTTCTCCTGTGGGAATATGGACAATAGTAAACAAAGAAATGTGGTCTGGTGGTTTTGGAACTAGATGGATGGCACTAAATGTTCCCTGGGGTAAATATGGAATACATGGTACAAATAAGCCTTCAATTATTGGCCAACATGCATCTCACGGTTGTATAAGGATGCATAATAGAGATGTAGAGGATTTATATGAAAAAGTCAGTTGTGGAACTAGCGTAATGATATATGGTGGTCCCTACGGACTTATGTATAACCATTTTAGAACTTTAGTGCCTGGCGACACAGGTAGTGATGTTTTGGAAGTCCAACAAAAATTAAAAGATATAGGCTATTATCCATATAGCATAGATGGTAAATACGGTGAAGCCATGAAAAGTTCTATTATAAAATTTAGAAAAGATAATAACTTAAAAATAAGTCATAAAATAGATTATGAACTTTATAGATTACTAGGAATTTCACCTTTTGAATAA
- a CDS encoding 5-fold beta-flower protein: protein MERIYDHRDSTYGYLRGNRIYCKKNKLMGYVYGNSLYNPNGQLAGYVNDGVVYNCYGYPVGYASQSDYTVYDGSRQHVGHVHSTFTSLVAAAGLFLLLGGIFGGRRRTSSFFW, encoded by the coding sequence GTGGAAAGAATTTATGATCATAGAGATTCAACCTATGGATATTTACGTGGAAATAGAATTTACTGCAAAAAAAATAAGCTAATGGGATATGTATATGGAAACAGTCTTTATAATCCTAATGGACAATTAGCAGGCTACGTCAATGATGGTGTTGTTTACAATTGCTATGGATATCCTGTAGGATATGCTAGTCAATCCGATTATACTGTTTATGATGGCAGCCGCCAGCATGTAGGACATGTACACAGTACCTTTACTTCATTAGTTGCAGCTGCTGGCTTATTTCTTCTATTAGGTGGAATATTTGGTGGACGTAGAAGAACTAGTAGTTTTTTCTGGTAG
- a CDS encoding NAD-dependent epimerase/dehydratase family protein, whose amino-acid sequence MNVLITGGAGFIGSHIVDLLVEKHYKVSIIDNLSHGKKENINSKAVFYEMDIRNEKILEVFEKEKPKFVIHNAAQISVPNSIVDPVNDASINIMGTINVLEAARKFNVKKIIYPASAAIFGEPSYLPIDEEHPLEMLSGYGVTKHTVEHYLKVYKSLYNIDYVSLRCSNVYGPRQDYSGEGGVIAIFCEKLLNNERPFIYGDGYQIRDFVFVKDVARAYLMAIESEAQGIFNVCTNSKVTVNELLSSINSILHKDIAPIYTDSREGDIRDSYMSYDKINRLLGWKPEKSLIEGLKETLDYYNKYSKSESIV is encoded by the coding sequence ATGAATGTATTAATAACAGGTGGAGCTGGATTTATAGGCTCACATATAGTGGATTTATTAGTTGAAAAGCATTATAAGGTTTCCATCATCGATAATTTAAGTCATGGCAAAAAAGAAAATATAAATTCCAAAGCCGTTTTTTATGAAATGGATATAAGAAATGAAAAAATATTAGAAGTTTTTGAAAAGGAAAAACCAAAATTTGTAATTCATAATGCGGCTCAAATAAGTGTGCCAAATTCTATAGTTGATCCTGTAAATGATGCAAGTATAAATATTATGGGAACTATAAATGTTCTTGAAGCTGCTAGAAAATTTAACGTAAAAAAAATTATATATCCAGCTTCAGCAGCAATTTTTGGTGAACCTTCATATTTGCCAATAGATGAAGAGCATCCACTGGAAATGTTATCCGGTTACGGTGTTACAAAACATACTGTTGAGCACTATTTAAAAGTGTATAAATCACTTTACAATATAGATTATGTGAGCTTGAGATGCTCAAATGTGTACGGACCAAGGCAGGATTATTCAGGTGAGGGTGGAGTAATTGCCATATTTTGTGAGAAATTATTGAATAATGAAAGACCTTTTATATATGGTGATGGATATCAGATAAGAGATTTTGTCTTTGTAAAGGATGTGGCAAGGGCATATTTAATGGCTATTGAATCAGAAGCACAGGGCATATTTAATGTTTGTACAAATTCTAAAGTTACGGTGAATGAATTGCTAAGTAGTATAAATAGTATTTTACATAAAGACATAGCACCTATATATACTGATTCAAGAGAGGGTGATATAAGGGATAGTTATATGTCCTATGATAAAATCAATAGGCTTTTAGGATGGAAACCAGAAAAAAGTTTAATTGAGGGTCTCAAAGAAACTTTAGATTACTATAACAAATATTCAAAAAGTGAAAGCATAGTATAA
- a CDS encoding GNAT family N-acetyltransferase, translating into MLINSLLKGKKVRLTSLNEEDFSKIYEWYNDAYSLRLFDTIPSYPYSQEHISNWIKDKQKSSNDYVFAIRNIANDDFLGYIDLNSISWNNRVATLSIGIGASDVRGKGYGTEAMQLILEFGFHELNLHRIQLSVLSYNEPAIGLYEKVGFVKEGCFREYVQRDGKKYDMYLYGILYGEWIKLNKG; encoded by the coding sequence TTGTTAATAAATAGCTTATTAAAAGGAAAAAAAGTCAGACTGACTTCATTAAATGAAGAAGATTTCTCTAAAATTTATGAATGGTATAATGATGCATATTCCCTGAGGCTTTTTGATACAATTCCAAGCTACCCATATAGCCAGGAGCATATTAGCAATTGGATTAAGGATAAGCAAAAATCTAGTAATGATTATGTTTTTGCCATAAGAAATATAGCGAATGATGATTTTCTAGGGTACATAGATTTAAATAGTATTTCATGGAATAATAGAGTCGCTACACTTTCAATAGGAATAGGTGCATCAGATGTAAGAGGTAAAGGATACGGCACTGAAGCTATGCAGCTTATTTTAGAATTCGGTTTTCATGAATTAAATTTACACAGAATTCAGCTTTCCGTATTGAGTTATAATGAGCCTGCTATTGGACTTTATGAAAAAGTTGGTTTTGTGAAAGAAGGCTGCTTCAGAGAATACGTGCAAAGAGATGGCAAAAAATATGATATGTATTTATACGGTATATTATATGGGGAGTGGATTAAGCTCAATAAAGGGTAG
- a CDS encoding serine/threonine-protein kinase, giving the protein MKHSYRKYIENFDVNLLQCMVLGRGHNGIVYLLPDGKVIKVCFTEKSCKSEYYILNKVNGNKYFPRVYGMCGNYMIRDYVGGKSLRDYIKEYGFNRDIALKVIVLFEEFDKLKFTKRDIRCKDIFVQPDATLKVIDPKKCYSKDRDFPRHLSKGFEKLGVLDYFMEVVNEEKPKLYRRWFSKVKEYIREISEEDD; this is encoded by the coding sequence ATGAAGCATTCTTATAGAAAATATATAGAGAATTTTGATGTAAATCTTTTACAATGTATGGTTTTAGGGAGAGGACATAATGGAATTGTATATTTACTTCCAGATGGTAAAGTAATAAAAGTATGTTTTACAGAGAAGAGTTGTAAAAGTGAATATTATATTTTGAATAAAGTAAATGGGAATAAGTATTTTCCAAGAGTTTATGGGATGTGTGGAAATTATATGATAAGAGATTATGTAGGTGGAAAATCATTAAGGGACTATATAAAAGAATATGGATTTAATAGGGATATTGCGTTAAAAGTTATAGTACTATTTGAAGAATTCGACAAACTTAAATTTACTAAAAGAGATATTCGTTGTAAAGATATCTTTGTGCAGCCAGATGCTACTCTAAAAGTTATAGACCCTAAAAAATGTTATTCTAAAGATAGAGATTTTCCAAGGCATTTATCAAAAGGCTTTGAGAAATTAGGCGTTTTAGACTATTTTATGGAAGTAGTAAACGAAGAAAAGCCAAAATTATATAGAAGGTGGTTTTCTAAAGTTAAGGAATATATTAGAGAAATTTCAGAAGAGGATGATTAA